The following are from one region of the Petrotoga sp. 9PWA.NaAc.5.4 genome:
- a CDS encoding FAD:protein FMN transferase produces MWRKNSHNVRIYFYLAALGAGIILLSILIFSKPMPVYEEKIIPVFGTYVRLNVAGDKVSPDVLIKMAERELYQIHNKYSANVENSIVWELNKNGKVKVDDEALFLFQSAINYAIITGGAFDPTIRPLLELWGFDDANSSEKRVPSQEEINNVLSYVDYRFINIDEKNMEVSFLKEGVQVDLGGIAKGYAIDLVIQRIRAIDPKATGFIDAGGDIGIIGPKFGELAWVIGIRDPFSNDTFKSMDTIYLTDGTVATSGDYERFFVQNGTKYHHIIDPQTGYPAQGISSVTVIAPNATAADTFATALFVLGFDNPALEYFTNFGIQAMIVSNNGEIRETSGFNYFREKLK; encoded by the coding sequence TTGTGGAGAAAAAATAGTCACAATGTAAGAATATACTTCTACTTAGCTGCACTTGGAGCAGGTATAATATTGCTTTCAATTTTGATTTTTTCTAAACCTATGCCAGTATATGAAGAAAAGATAATTCCTGTTTTTGGTACCTATGTAAGATTGAATGTTGCAGGAGACAAAGTATCCCCTGATGTTTTAATTAAAATGGCGGAAAGAGAACTGTACCAAATACATAACAAATACAGTGCAAATGTTGAAAATAGTATTGTTTGGGAATTGAATAAGAATGGTAAAGTTAAAGTAGATGATGAAGCTTTGTTTTTGTTTCAATCAGCGATTAATTATGCCATAATAACCGGTGGAGCTTTTGATCCTACAATAAGGCCTTTGTTAGAACTATGGGGTTTTGACGATGCTAATTCTTCAGAAAAAAGGGTTCCTTCACAGGAAGAAATCAATAATGTTTTAAGTTATGTAGATTATCGTTTTATAAATATAGATGAAAAAAATATGGAAGTTTCTTTTTTAAAAGAAGGAGTTCAAGTAGACTTAGGAGGTATAGCCAAGGGATACGCTATAGATTTAGTAATTCAAAGAATAAGAGCAATTGATCCTAAAGCTACAGGTTTTATCGACGCAGGTGGGGATATCGGTATTATTGGTCCTAAGTTTGGGGAACTGGCGTGGGTAATAGGGATCCGAGATCCTTTTTCTAACGACACCTTTAAATCTATGGACACAATATACCTTACCGATGGAACGGTTGCTACTTCGGGAGATTACGAACGTTTTTTTGTTCAAAACGGAACCAAGTACCATCACATTATAGATCCACAGACAGGATATCCTGCTCAAGGAATCTCTAGTGTAACAGTAATAGCTCCGAATGCAACTGCCGCAGACACTTTCGCTACAGCTCTTTTTGTCTTGGGATTTGATAATCCTGCTTTAGAATATTTCACAAATTTTGGCATACAGGCCATGATAGTTTCAAATAATGGTGAAATTAGAGAAACAAGTGGATTCAATTATTTCAGGGAGAAACTCAAGTAA
- a CDS encoding NusG domain II-containing protein yields the protein MKFARKTDFYVIFVLFLIIGGFILFTHIGSKSPFSEIEVFLKGEKILTITQEGTYTINDTDGYLLLQVEYLNGAVRVINSTCPLKVCENTGWVSNPNQPIVCIPNEIIVKPVGDQNKSGVDIYTW from the coding sequence ATGAAGTTTGCAAGGAAAACAGATTTTTACGTAATTTTCGTTCTTTTTTTAATAATAGGTGGATTCATATTATTCACTCACATTGGTTCGAAAAGCCCTTTTTCGGAAATAGAAGTCTTTTTAAAAGGTGAAAAAATTTTAACCATTACGCAAGAAGGTACATACACCATTAATGATACAGATGGTTATCTTTTATTGCAAGTAGAATACTTAAACGGTGCAGTCAGAGTTATAAATTCAACTTGTCCTTTGAAAGTTTGTGAGAATACTGGATGGGTTAGTAATCCTAACCAACCAATTGTTTGCATACCAAATGAAATCATTGTTAAACCGGTTGGAGACCAAAATAAATCTGGAGTCGATATCTACACATGGTAA
- a CDS encoding Gx transporter family protein gives MVNSKKVSYIALLTALASAVYYVESFLPMPVSVPGARWGFSNFPLILAVVSNIGLTNTLYIAIIKTVLGSILSGRFLSPMFWMGLAGAVVSSFSMWVAYKILKNIGVLGISEIGAFFSNSIQVIIAGVFIVKSFSIIWYYPYMLFFGIITAFINSVIVNYIIRSVKIDNFR, from the coding sequence ATGGTAAATTCAAAAAAGGTATCTTATATTGCGTTATTAACTGCGTTAGCTTCAGCTGTATACTATGTCGAATCTTTTTTACCTATGCCAGTTTCAGTGCCAGGTGCAAGATGGGGATTCTCTAATTTTCCCTTGATACTTGCTGTAGTGAGTAATATAGGTCTAACTAACACTCTATATATAGCCATTATTAAAACAGTTCTTGGATCTATTTTAAGTGGAAGATTTTTATCTCCGATGTTTTGGATGGGTTTAGCAGGAGCTGTTGTTAGTAGTTTTTCTATGTGGGTAGCCTATAAAATTTTGAAAAATATAGGGGTATTAGGTATCAGTGAAATTGGAGCGTTTTTTAGTAACTCTATTCAAGTTATCATTGCGGGAGTTTTTATTGTCAAATCTTTTTCAATTATCTGGTATTACCCATACATGCTTTTCTTTGGAATAATAACAGCTTTCATAAACTCTGTAATAGTCAACTACATAATAAGGAGTGTAAAAATTGATAACTTTAGATAA
- a CDS encoding Maf family nucleotide pyrophosphatase: MITLDKKIVLGSSSPRRKELLRLIVKDFTIKTSNNAENYQSFKPDEIVQEISHNKSKSINILPNELLITADTIVTLDDKILGKPKNEKEAFLMLKALSNRTHYVYTGITLRTIDKIKIFFEVSKVTFYELDEEIINYYIKNYNPFDKAGAYAIQDFAAVFVKEIEGDYYNIMGLPVAKLYWQLRNWR; encoded by the coding sequence TTGATAACTTTAGATAAAAAGATTGTTTTGGGTTCTTCTTCTCCACGTAGAAAAGAGTTGCTTAGGCTGATTGTTAAAGACTTTACTATCAAAACTTCCAATAATGCTGAAAATTATCAATCTTTTAAACCGGATGAAATTGTCCAAGAAATTTCACACAATAAAAGTAAAAGTATAAATATCTTACCAAATGAGCTTTTGATAACAGCAGATACAATAGTAACTTTGGATGATAAAATATTAGGTAAGCCAAAAAATGAAAAAGAAGCTTTTTTAATGCTTAAAGCGTTATCGAATAGAACTCACTATGTTTACACAGGGATTACTTTGAGAACTATTGATAAAATTAAAATCTTTTTTGAAGTTTCTAAGGTTACTTTTTATGAATTAGACGAAGAAATCATAAATTATTATATTAAAAATTATAATCCTTTTGATAAAGCGGGAGCTTACGCCATACAAGATTTTGCAGCTGTTTTTGTAAAAGAAATAGAAGGAGACTACTATAATATTATGGGGCTTCCTGTTGCAAAACTATACTGGCAATTACGCAATTGGAGATAG